Proteins co-encoded in one Pelobates fuscus isolate aPelFus1 chromosome 5, aPelFus1.pri, whole genome shotgun sequence genomic window:
- the LOC134612656 gene encoding olfactory receptor 6B1-like yields the protein MIQVFKSSNLNFINKTLITEFWIQGFQIPYNYRILMFSLFFVIYIMILTGNILIIILVSTNHRLHSPMYIFLSNLSLSEIFFTTSIVPNMLYVLVSGGSIMTFAGCFTQFYVFGSLISTECFLLAVMSYDRYLAICNPLHYNVLMNSRICFKLAVLSWLLGFLLSVITMMFITQISFCGPNMIDHFLCDFAPLLNLACSDISKVELQVFILSFSVIVFPFTFIVLTYLSIIRTILLIPSILGRQKAFSTCSSHLTIVSLYYGTLMFMYSAPSIKMFHNANKILSLLYIVVTPLCNPIIYSLRNQEIKYILQKTITVKCILH from the exons ATGATTCAG GTGTTCAAATCATCTAATCTCAACTTCATAAACAAGACCCTTATTACAGAATTTTGGATCCAAGGTTTCCAAATCCCATATAATTACAGAATATTAATGTTTAGTTTGTTCTTTGTTATTTACATTATGATTCTAACAGGGAACATCCTGATCATTATATTAGTATCAACCAACCACCGACTTCACTCTCCTATGTACATCTTCCTCAGCAATTTATCATTGTCTGAAATATTCTTTACTACAAGCATTGTACCCAACATGCTATATGTACTTGTTTCTGGTGGAAGTATTATGACTTTTGCAGGATGTTTTACACAATTTTATGTATTTGGCTCCTTGATATCAACTGAGTGTTTCCTTCTTGCAGTAATGTCTTATGATCGTTATCTGGCTATCTGCAATCCATTGCATTATAATGTTCTTATGAACTCCAGGATTTGCTTTAAGTTGGCTGTTTTGTCCTGGTTGCTAGGATTCCTTTTGTCAGTGATAACAATGATGTTTATTACACAAATTTCCTTTTGTGGACCCAATATGATTGATCATTTTCTGTGTGATTTTGCACCCCTTCTGAATTTGGCATGCTCTGACATCTCCAAAGTTGAACTGCAAGTATTTATATTGTCATTTTCTGTAATTGTTTTCCCTTTTACGTTCATTGTTCTAACTTATTTGAGCATCATCAGAACAATCCTTCTGATTCCCTCAATTTTAGGAAGACAAAAAGCTTTCTCCACTTGCAGCTCTCACTTAACTATCGTTTCTCTTTACTATGGGACACTAATGTTCATGTATTCAGCACCATCAATCAAGATGTTTCATAATGCTAACAAAATTCTCTCTCTACTATATATAGTAGTTACACCATTATGTAACCCTATAATTTATAGTCTGAGAAACCAAGAAATCAAATACATCTTGCAAAAGACCATTACtgttaaatgtattttacattGA